In Prosthecobacter sp. SYSU 5D2, one genomic interval encodes:
- a CDS encoding FKBP-type peptidyl-prolyl cis-trans isomerase, which translates to MSDIALAKGEKFLEDNAKKDGVTVTASGLQYKVITEGTGKSPSATDTVLVHYEGTLIDGKVFDSSYKRGEPIEFPLNRVIAGWTEGVQLMKEGAKHRLYLPSKLAYGKQGAGRDIGPNEALIFDVELLKVR; encoded by the coding sequence ATGTCCGACATCGCACTCGCCAAAGGTGAAAAATTTCTTGAAGACAACGCCAAAAAAGACGGCGTGACCGTGACCGCCAGCGGTCTTCAGTACAAAGTCATCACCGAAGGCACCGGCAAGAGCCCTTCCGCCACGGACACGGTACTCGTTCATTATGAAGGCACTCTGATCGACGGGAAGGTCTTCGACAGCTCCTACAAGCGCGGTGAGCCCATCGAATTCCCGCTCAACCGCGTCATCGCCGGCTGGACGGAAGGCGTGCAGCTGATGAAGGAAGGGGCCAAGCACCGCCTCTATCTTCCCTCGAAGCTGGCCTATGGCAAACAGGGCGCCGGACGCGACATCGGGCCTAACGAAGCTCTCATTTTTGACGTGGAA